Proteins from a genomic interval of Shewanella seohaensis:
- a CDS encoding GNAT family N-acetyltransferase, which translates to MIIQTERLILRPFTEQDIDALYLMNSIPEMLKYIPVAPFTAPEQARELFHNVILQDYQQRGFGRWAVEHKADKKVIGFCGPKFIPEYNEVEIGYRYFPEYWGKGIGTEAAQAAISVFPQFGITQIIALILEGNIGSENVAKRIGMHWREPSEFMGHKVNVYAKML; encoded by the coding sequence ATGATTATACAGACAGAGCGTTTAATACTCAGACCATTTACCGAGCAGGATATCGATGCCCTCTACTTGATGAATAGCATTCCTGAGATGCTTAAATACATTCCTGTTGCGCCGTTTACTGCTCCAGAGCAGGCGCGGGAGTTGTTCCATAACGTGATTTTGCAGGATTATCAGCAACGGGGATTCGGCCGCTGGGCCGTCGAGCACAAGGCTGATAAGAAGGTGATTGGTTTTTGTGGACCTAAGTTTATTCCCGAATATAACGAAGTCGAAATTGGCTATCGTTATTTTCCCGAGTATTGGGGCAAAGGGATTGGTACCGAAGCTGCTCAAGCTGCAATCAGCGTGTTCCCGCAGTTTGGCATTACGCAAATCATTGCATTGATCCTAGAGGGTAACATTGGCTCTGAGAACGTTGCTAAACGCATAGGAATGCATTGGCGTGAACCTAGTGAGTTTATGGGACATAAAGTGAATGTGTACGCGAAGATGCTTTAA
- the cobB gene encoding Sir2 family NAD+-dependent deacetylase, with protein sequence MYQHIVVLTGAGISAESGLRTFRDQDGLWEEHHIEDVATPEGYARDTELVERFYNSRWEQLHSGTVMPNAAHLALAKLEAEFAGQLLIVTQNIDDLHERAGSRRLLHMHGELSKGRCPRSRQTFLLREPFGPNNCCTCCIPAQRLRPHVVWFGEMPLGMDRIHDALDNCDLFIAIGTSGTVYPAAGFVDTANHHGAQTVEVNLVTPDRHSQFQYHLTGKAGDLVPKLVDTILAGKVIGSDLAESDVKE encoded by the coding sequence ATGTACCAGCATATTGTGGTGTTAACTGGCGCGGGCATTTCTGCCGAATCGGGATTACGTACCTTTCGCGATCAAGATGGTCTATGGGAAGAGCATCATATTGAAGACGTGGCCACTCCCGAAGGTTATGCCCGCGATACCGAACTGGTTGAGCGATTTTATAACAGCCGTTGGGAGCAATTGCACAGTGGCACTGTAATGCCTAATGCGGCGCATCTGGCGTTGGCTAAGCTAGAGGCGGAATTTGCTGGGCAATTATTGATTGTGACCCAAAATATTGATGATCTACACGAACGAGCGGGTTCTCGGCGCTTGTTGCACATGCATGGCGAATTATCCAAAGGTCGTTGCCCACGCTCTCGCCAAACTTTCTTATTAAGGGAACCCTTCGGGCCCAATAACTGTTGTACCTGTTGTATTCCTGCGCAACGATTACGCCCCCATGTGGTGTGGTTTGGCGAAATGCCGCTGGGGATGGACAGAATTCACGATGCGCTCGATAACTGTGATTTATTCATTGCCATTGGTACGTCGGGCACTGTGTATCCGGCGGCAGGGTTTGTCGATACGGCCAATCATCATGGCGCGCAAACGGTGGAAGTAAATTTAGTCACCCCCGATAGACACAGCCAGTTCCAATATCATTTAACCGGTAAGGCAGGGGATTTGGTGCCTAAATTGGTCGATACCATACTCGCAGGCAAAGTGATTGGCTCCGATTTAGCCGAGTCCGATGTAAAAGAATGA
- the fur gene encoding ferric iron uptake transcriptional regulator has protein sequence MTDGNQALKKAGLKITLPRVKILELMQGPENQHISAEDLYKKLLDLGEEIGLATVYRVLNQFDDAGIVSRHHFESGKAVFELSTQHHHDHLVCLSCGKVIEFSDEVIERRQDEIASKYNIKLTNHSLYLYGHCTNEKCDHNDE, from the coding sequence ATGACAGATGGAAATCAAGCGCTAAAAAAAGCCGGTTTGAAAATCACCCTGCCACGAGTCAAGATCCTAGAACTGATGCAAGGACCTGAAAACCAACATATCAGTGCAGAAGACTTATATAAGAAACTGCTCGATTTAGGTGAAGAAATTGGTCTAGCAACAGTTTACCGTGTATTAAACCAGTTTGATGATGCAGGTATCGTATCTCGCCACCACTTCGAAAGTGGCAAGGCGGTATTCGAGTTATCGACTCAACACCACCACGATCACTTAGTGTGCCTCTCCTGTGGCAAAGTGATTGAGTTTTCAGATGAAGTAATTGAACGTCGTCAAGACGAAATCGCCAGCAAGTACAACATTAAACTGACTAACCACAGCTTATATTTGTACGGTCATTGCACCAACGAAAAGTGTGATCATAACGACGAGTAA
- a CDS encoding ATP-binding protein, whose protein sequence is MQLRLKMKKRLLTRMFLTSLSIITLVGFGLAWMVNILHAQNSYNEETAQLIAEIPQVAAELREHDLIPDTSAWLEENNKQERYVMASCDEKFKQVWTSSLAVDRGLFDTCERFNEIRNDSPPYYLTMADDRGYFVYLLAVEIAGVHYNLLVMKDAAKLEQEYSKFSKRTYIRLAMVLALALILLVSAAYWGMRPLVRMQNELQSINQGKTKSLSEGYPVELEGVTQALNQLLQQSSAQQQRYQNAMNDLAHSLKTRLAAVHAITDDTTLTKQSANEKIMEQISQMDQLVKYQLKRAMLGRQGLKQEHTAIAPLVDQLAQMLFKIYREKQVQFKANIPTNLQFPGNKGDLMELCGNLMENAFRLCISQVQVSARFTDQGDFELIVEDDGPGVEEKLRQKIIQRGVRADTQSPGQGIGLAVCDEIVSSYGGYLSIEESHLEGAKFRITIPA, encoded by the coding sequence ATGCAATTAAGACTCAAAATGAAGAAACGTCTGCTGACGCGGATGTTTCTCACCTCATTATCAATCATCACCTTAGTCGGATTTGGCCTCGCTTGGATGGTCAATATTCTGCATGCGCAAAATAGTTACAACGAGGAAACCGCGCAGCTTATCGCCGAAATACCCCAAGTCGCCGCTGAGCTGAGGGAGCACGATTTAATTCCCGACACCAGCGCTTGGTTGGAGGAAAACAACAAGCAAGAACGCTATGTGATGGCGAGCTGCGATGAAAAATTTAAACAGGTGTGGACATCTTCCCTCGCCGTCGACCGTGGCCTGTTTGATACCTGCGAACGTTTCAATGAAATCCGTAATGACTCCCCGCCCTACTACCTGACCATGGCCGATGATAGAGGTTATTTCGTGTATTTGCTCGCGGTCGAAATCGCGGGAGTACACTATAACCTGCTCGTCATGAAGGATGCGGCGAAGCTTGAGCAGGAATACAGTAAATTCAGTAAGCGTACTTATATCCGTTTAGCCATGGTGCTCGCCCTCGCGCTTATTCTGCTGGTCAGTGCGGCATATTGGGGGATGCGTCCACTGGTGCGGATGCAAAACGAACTGCAATCAATTAACCAAGGTAAGACAAAATCACTATCAGAGGGTTATCCCGTTGAGCTTGAAGGCGTAACTCAAGCCCTTAACCAACTATTGCAACAATCGAGCGCCCAACAGCAACGTTATCAAAACGCGATGAACGATCTGGCCCACAGTCTAAAAACCCGTCTTGCGGCCGTTCACGCCATTACTGATGACACGACGCTGACGAAGCAATCCGCCAATGAAAAAATCATGGAGCAGATTAGCCAAATGGATCAGCTCGTTAAATATCAACTTAAGCGTGCTATGTTAGGCCGCCAGGGCTTAAAACAGGAGCACACAGCCATCGCCCCGCTGGTCGATCAACTGGCGCAAATGTTATTTAAGATTTATCGCGAAAAGCAGGTGCAATTTAAGGCAAACATCCCCACAAACCTGCAGTTTCCAGGCAATAAGGGCGACTTGATGGAGCTATGCGGCAACCTAATGGAAAATGCCTTCCGTTTGTGTATCAGCCAAGTTCAGGTCAGCGCCCGCTTTACGGACCAAGGTGATTTTGAATTAATTGTCGAAGACGATGGGCCCGGGGTTGAAGAAAAGCTGCGCCAAAAAATTATCCAACGGGGCGTGAGAGCCGACACCCAATCCCCAGGACAAGGCATTGGGCTGGCTGTGTGTGATGAGATTGTCAGCAGCTACGGCGGCTATTTGAGTATTGAGGAAAGCCATTTAGAAGGCGCCAAGTTTAGAATTACTATCCCAGCTTAA
- the corA gene encoding magnesium/cobalt transporter CorA, translating to MITAYVYENRQLTVTEINTQDSIPASTIWLDLYKPDDAEREWLSRFSVEEVPDEEDINEIEASARFYQNSDGLHINSLFPQRVGQDVRGVNVSFNLRTNFLLTIREEDVGLIRLLRNYLRLGRLEVSTPQELFLELFNLKVDYLSDLIEDVYTVLENVGEQVFDNDELDDVFKLITLQEDSNGKIRLSLLDTQRSLRYMQRYYRGQLSDEHLKDLREMLSDIESLMPHSQFIFDKLNFLLDAAMGFSGLQQNKIIKIFSVAAVVFLPPTLIASSYGMNFHGMPELGWQYGYPMAILMMLASAAGTYFFFKRKHWL from the coding sequence ATGATTACTGCCTATGTCTACGAAAACCGTCAACTGACGGTCACTGAGATTAACACACAAGACAGTATTCCGGCGTCGACCATATGGTTGGATCTCTATAAACCTGATGATGCAGAGCGAGAATGGTTAAGTCGTTTTTCCGTTGAAGAAGTGCCCGACGAAGAAGATATCAACGAGATTGAGGCTTCGGCGCGTTTTTATCAAAACAGCGACGGCTTACATATCAATTCGTTATTCCCCCAGCGTGTGGGGCAAGACGTACGTGGGGTGAACGTTTCCTTTAACCTGCGGACAAATTTCCTGTTGACCATACGTGAAGAGGATGTCGGCCTGATCCGTTTGTTGCGTAACTACTTACGCCTGGGTCGGTTGGAAGTCTCAACCCCGCAGGAATTGTTCCTCGAACTCTTTAATCTGAAAGTGGATTATCTCTCCGACTTGATTGAGGACGTGTATACGGTGCTTGAAAATGTCGGTGAGCAAGTGTTTGATAATGATGAGTTGGATGATGTGTTCAAACTCATCACCTTGCAGGAAGACTCGAACGGTAAAATTCGCTTAAGTTTGCTCGATACCCAGCGCTCGCTTCGTTATATGCAGCGATACTACCGCGGGCAATTGTCCGATGAACATTTAAAAGACTTGCGCGAAATGCTCTCGGATATCGAGTCGTTAATGCCACACAGTCAGTTTATTTTCGATAAGTTAAACTTTTTGCTCGACGCTGCCATGGGTTTCAGTGGATTACAGCAGAATAAGATCATTAAAATCTTCTCGGTTGCGGCTGTGGTGTTTCTGCCGCCCACGTTGATTGCCAGCAGCTATGGGATGAACTTCCATGGAATGCCTGAGTTAGGTTGGCAATATGGGTATCCGATGGCGATATTGATGATGCTCGCAAGTGCTGCGGGGACCTATTTCTTCTTTAAACGCAAACACTGGCTCTAA
- the rnk gene encoding nucleoside diphosphate kinase regulator, translated as MKTPKIIISEIDLERLERLLESLPANAFPGRAALEAELDRADIVPAAQMPGNVVTMNSEVKFSVSSSDDTFCLRLVYPKDATGEGTISILAPVGSALLGLSQGDEIEWPRPGGTMVNVRIEEIMYQPERSGDFHR; from the coding sequence GTGAAAACACCAAAGATCATTATTTCAGAAATCGATTTAGAAAGACTCGAGCGTCTACTGGAGTCATTACCAGCCAACGCCTTTCCGGGACGCGCGGCATTGGAGGCGGAACTCGACCGAGCCGATATTGTGCCCGCAGCGCAGATGCCCGGTAATGTGGTGACGATGAATTCTGAGGTGAAATTTAGTGTGTCCTCCAGTGACGACACCTTCTGTTTACGGTTAGTTTATCCCAAGGATGCGACAGGTGAGGGTACGATTTCCATTCTTGCGCCCGTGGGCAGTGCTTTATTGGGTTTATCCCAAGGGGATGAAATCGAATGGCCAAGACCCGGCGGCACTATGGTCAATGTTCGTATCGAAGAAATTATGTATCAGCCAGAGCGTAGCGGTGACTTTCACCGTTAA
- a CDS encoding ATP-binding protein, translated as MTQKLAIIMRGLPGSGKSHWVEQFVDNLPLEEAIRVRQGGIFSTDSFFYEGEEYRFDAKKLSEYHQRNLTAFIHALSSAQPIVICDNTNLCRWEYMAYEAAAKALGYQVRIVLVGEPSARAHQQLCAERNRHGVPLSQIRRMAAQFEAF; from the coding sequence ATGACGCAAAAACTGGCGATTATTATGCGGGGATTACCGGGCAGCGGTAAATCCCATTGGGTCGAGCAGTTTGTGGATAATCTACCGTTAGAAGAGGCGATTCGCGTTCGCCAAGGCGGCATTTTTTCGACCGATAGTTTTTTCTACGAGGGAGAGGAGTATCGATTCGATGCGAAAAAACTCTCCGAATATCATCAACGTAATTTAACCGCGTTTATCCACGCGCTCAGTAGCGCTCAGCCTATCGTGATTTGTGATAACACTAATCTTTGCCGCTGGGAGTACATGGCCTATGAGGCAGCTGCGAAAGCCTTAGGTTATCAAGTGCGTATCGTACTGGTGGGGGAGCCTTCAGCGCGCGCGCATCAACAACTGTGCGCCGAGCGTAATCGTCATGGTGTGCCGCTAAGTCAAATACGGCGTATGGCAGCGCAGTTTGAGGCATTCTAG
- a CDS encoding 2OG-Fe(II) oxygenase — protein MDFIEVYPNAIPDDLCDRLILAFEQHSGVVDGQTGNGVDLEKKISRDLTLDNFADLQPLKNELLSYTLKGATDYFTQYSMALMGAVSVSVSDEQGQAVTLTPNNFERLGQPRAEALVKYLYRSGSINIQKYQKNKGGYPHWHSEQFPQLNHNEALHRVVLYMFYLNDVEEGGETEFYYQQRKISPKKGTMVIAPAGFTHSHRGNMPISNDKYIATSWVMFNRAEQLYAVYS, from the coding sequence ATGGATTTTATCGAAGTATACCCTAATGCTATCCCCGATGACTTATGTGATCGTCTCATTCTTGCATTTGAGCAACATTCAGGTGTGGTTGATGGCCAAACGGGTAATGGGGTCGACCTCGAGAAGAAGATCAGCCGAGATCTTACCTTAGATAATTTTGCCGATTTACAGCCCCTCAAAAATGAGCTGTTATCCTATACCCTAAAGGGCGCCACCGACTATTTTACTCAATATTCCATGGCGTTAATGGGCGCGGTATCAGTGTCTGTGAGTGACGAGCAAGGCCAAGCGGTAACCTTAACCCCGAATAATTTTGAGCGCTTAGGTCAGCCAAGAGCCGAAGCCTTAGTAAAATATTTGTACCGCAGTGGCAGTATTAATATTCAAAAATATCAAAAGAATAAAGGTGGATATCCCCACTGGCATTCGGAGCAATTTCCCCAGCTAAACCACAATGAGGCACTGCATCGCGTCGTGTTGTATATGTTCTATCTCAATGATGTGGAAGAGGGCGGAGAAACTGAGTTTTATTACCAGCAGCGTAAGATTTCACCAAAGAAAGGCACTATGGTGATTGCGCCGGCAGGTTTTACCCATTCCCATCGCGGCAATATGCCTATCAGTAATGATAAATATATTGCCACGTCATGGGTGATGTTTAACCGCGCCGAACAGTTATACGCGGTATATAGCTAA
- the astB gene encoding N-succinylarginine dihydrolase → MKHFEANFDGLVGPTHNYAGLSFGNVASLNNAALVSNPKAAAKQGLQKAKALADLGMIQGMLAPQERPDLNTLRRIGFSGSDAQVLQQAAKTAPALLNACCSASSMWTANAATVSPSADTRDGKLHFTPANLVDKLHRSIEPITTGRILTATFNDPHYFHHHNHLPEHNSFGDEGAANHTRLCQEYGHAGVELFVYGQEATNPNAPRPQKYPARQTLEASMAIARLHKLEEDNCVFIQQNPDVIDQGVFHNDVIAVGNQNVLFYHEQAFLNTQAKLDEIRRKLDTELFFIEVPTAKVAINDAVKSYLFNTQIITLPSGEMAIIAPTDCQENPAVYAYLNELLTLNTPIKQVLYFDVKQSMQNGGGPACLRLRVAMNEREVAAVNQHTLLNDALFARLNTWVDKHYRDRLSTQDLADPQLVVESRTALDELTQIMKLGSVYPFQR, encoded by the coding sequence ATGAAGCACTTTGAAGCGAATTTCGACGGACTCGTTGGGCCAACCCACAATTATGCCGGTTTGTCTTTTGGCAATGTGGCCTCACTCAACAACGCCGCTTTAGTCTCAAATCCTAAAGCCGCCGCTAAACAAGGTTTGCAAAAAGCCAAAGCACTCGCTGATTTAGGGATGATCCAAGGCATGTTAGCGCCGCAAGAGCGCCCAGATCTTAATACACTGCGCCGAATTGGTTTTTCTGGCAGTGATGCCCAAGTTTTACAACAAGCCGCTAAAACCGCGCCTGCGCTGCTTAATGCCTGTTGCAGTGCTTCGAGTATGTGGACGGCAAATGCTGCAACCGTGTCTCCCAGTGCCGACACCCGTGATGGTAAACTGCATTTTACCCCTGCCAACTTAGTGGATAAGTTACATCGCAGCATCGAGCCCATCACAACGGGGCGCATCTTAACAGCAACTTTCAACGATCCCCACTATTTTCATCATCATAACCATTTACCTGAACATAATAGCTTCGGTGATGAGGGCGCGGCGAACCATACTCGCCTGTGCCAAGAATATGGTCATGCTGGAGTCGAGCTGTTTGTTTACGGTCAAGAAGCCACCAACCCTAATGCACCAAGACCACAAAAATATCCTGCAAGGCAAACCCTCGAAGCGTCGATGGCGATAGCAAGGTTGCACAAACTCGAGGAGGATAACTGCGTCTTTATTCAACAAAATCCCGATGTCATTGACCAAGGGGTATTCCACAATGACGTGATCGCCGTGGGTAACCAAAATGTGCTGTTTTACCATGAGCAGGCATTCTTAAATACACAGGCTAAATTGGATGAAATAAGACGAAAACTCGATACCGAATTATTCTTTATCGAGGTTCCAACGGCCAAAGTAGCGATTAACGATGCGGTAAAGAGCTATCTATTCAATACCCAGATAATCACCCTTCCCTCAGGCGAAATGGCCATCATTGCCCCAACGGACTGCCAAGAGAACCCGGCTGTTTATGCATATTTAAATGAGCTACTCACGTTAAATACGCCAATCAAACAAGTGCTGTATTTCGATGTGAAACAAAGTATGCAAAATGGTGGCGGCCCCGCGTGTTTACGTTTACGGGTTGCCATGAATGAGCGAGAAGTCGCAGCGGTAAATCAACACACTTTACTTAACGATGCTTTATTCGCACGTTTAAATACCTGGGTGGATAAACACTACCGCGACCGTTTATCGACACAAGATTTAGCCGATCCGCAATTAGTGGTTGAATCACGCACCGCATTAGATGAGCTCACCCAAATCATGAAATTGGGAAGTGTATATCCATTCCAACGCTAA
- a CDS encoding dicarboxylate/amino acid:cation symporter → MATSSQKKFGLTSKILFGMATGIALGLILRNVFPESDIVKDYITEGFLHVIGTIFISSLKMLVVPLVFISLVCGTCSLSEPSKLGRLGGKTLAFYLFTTAIALILAIVSAVLVHPGNASLASEKMEYTAKEAPSLSSVLINIVPTNPMQAMSEGNMLQIIIFAVIFGFAIAHIGERGKRVAALFEDLNEVIMRVVTLIMQLAPYGVFALMAKLALTLGLGTFESVVKYFLVVLVVLLIHAFIVYPTLLKLFSGLNPLIFIRKMRDVQLFAFSTASSNATLPITIEASEHRLGVDNKIASFTLPLGATINMDGTAIMQGVATVFIAQVFGIELTITDYAAVVVTATLASIGTAGVPGVGLIMLAMVLNQVGLPVEGIALIIGVDRLLDMVRTAVNVTGDCVATVVIAKSEGEFNETVFNNTQAGKVASNFDEQVHKVE, encoded by the coding sequence ATGGCAACCTCATCACAAAAGAAATTCGGCCTTACAAGTAAAATTCTGTTCGGTATGGCAACAGGTATTGCTTTAGGTCTCATACTCCGCAATGTCTTTCCAGAAAGCGATATCGTAAAAGACTACATTACAGAAGGTTTCTTACATGTTATCGGCACTATCTTTATCTCAAGTTTGAAAATGCTAGTGGTTCCACTGGTATTTATTTCATTAGTTTGTGGCACATGCTCACTGAGTGAACCTTCAAAATTAGGTCGTTTAGGCGGCAAAACATTAGCCTTTTATTTATTCACAACGGCGATTGCTTTAATTCTGGCCATTGTCAGCGCGGTATTAGTTCATCCAGGTAATGCTTCTCTCGCTTCCGAAAAAATGGAATACACAGCCAAAGAAGCGCCTAGTCTTTCTAGTGTTCTAATTAATATAGTGCCAACGAATCCGATGCAGGCCATGAGTGAAGGCAATATGCTGCAGATTATTATCTTTGCAGTGATTTTTGGCTTTGCGATTGCGCATATTGGCGAGCGTGGAAAACGTGTTGCCGCGTTATTTGAAGATTTAAATGAAGTGATCATGCGAGTCGTTACGTTGATCATGCAGCTTGCGCCTTACGGGGTGTTTGCACTGATGGCAAAACTGGCTTTAACGCTAGGTTTAGGAACATTCGAGAGTGTGGTCAAATATTTCCTTGTCGTGTTGGTGGTGTTATTGATCCACGCCTTTATCGTCTACCCGACCCTGCTTAAGTTATTTTCAGGCTTAAATCCGCTGATCTTTATTCGTAAGATGCGCGATGTGCAATTATTTGCCTTTTCAACCGCAAGCTCGAACGCCACTTTACCGATTACGATTGAGGCGTCTGAGCACAGACTCGGTGTTGATAACAAAATTGCCTCTTTCACCCTGCCATTAGGCGCCACCATTAACATGGATGGCACGGCCATTATGCAAGGTGTCGCCACAGTATTTATCGCCCAAGTCTTTGGTATTGAATTAACCATTACCGATTATGCTGCCGTTGTTGTCACCGCGACCTTAGCTTCAATCGGTACTGCAGGCGTTCCGGGTGTAGGGTTAATCATGCTAGCGATGGTGCTTAACCAAGTCGGCCTACCCGTTGAAGGGATTGCCCTTATTATCGGGGTTGACCGACTCCTAGATATGGTGCGCACCGCCGTGAACGTGACGGGCGATTGCGTCGCGACAGTGGTCATTGCCAAATCTGAAGGCGAATTTAACGAAACCGTATTCAACAATACTCAAGCCGGTAAAGTCGCCAGTAACTTTGATGAGCAAGTGCATAAGGTCGAGTAA
- a CDS encoding response regulator — MRILVVEDDLILSHHLKVQLSDLGNQVQVALTAKEGFFQATNYPIDVAIVDLGLPDQDGISLIQQLREEGVKAPILILTARVNWQDKVEGLNAGADDYLVKPFQKEELVARLDALVRRSAGFVKPVITSGELKLDLAAKQVTLGNEIMEVTAFEYLILEYLMRHCHEVVAKQRLLDVIYGDKEGDPNTIEVMVSRLRKKLTRDGIDNPIATIRGQGYKFNLPCN; from the coding sequence ATGAGAATTTTGGTTGTTGAAGATGATCTTATTTTATCCCACCATCTAAAAGTGCAATTAAGCGATTTGGGCAACCAAGTCCAAGTCGCTCTCACCGCCAAGGAAGGGTTCTTCCAAGCGACTAACTACCCCATCGATGTGGCCATTGTCGATTTAGGTTTACCCGATCAAGACGGCATTAGCCTTATCCAACAATTACGTGAAGAAGGCGTTAAAGCGCCTATCTTAATCCTAACGGCCCGAGTTAACTGGCAAGATAAAGTCGAAGGCCTTAACGCCGGTGCCGATGACTATTTAGTCAAACCCTTCCAGAAAGAAGAGTTAGTCGCAAGACTCGACGCTTTAGTCAGACGCAGCGCAGGCTTTGTTAAACCCGTTATCACCAGTGGTGAGTTAAAGCTGGATCTTGCCGCCAAGCAAGTGACCCTCGGCAACGAGATTATGGAAGTTACCGCCTTTGAATACCTCATTCTGGAATATCTAATGCGCCATTGTCATGAGGTCGTCGCCAAACAGCGACTCTTAGATGTGATTTATGGTGACAAGGAAGGCGACCCTAACACCATTGAAGTGATGGTGAGCCGTCTACGCAAAAAACTCACCCGTGATGGCATAGACAACCCGATAGCGACCATTCGTGGCCAAGGTTACAAATTCAATCTGCCATGCAATTAA